Proteins encoded in a region of the Acidimicrobiales bacterium genome:
- a CDS encoding M48 family metallopeptidase, protein RRSSAGSTDQNGWGWEHLGLGAVQNRAGLSPWRRVDTDPHDWFSADEIAKAKSYVKPLRRVTTAGKLVALLVDLVVVGFHVAPNLLDALDMTNWVGRLVVTVMLITVTGTVASLPFDAWRELNYDKRWEFSTQTAKGFVTDQLKGIALGVVLFALIFTPLWAVIRATDLWWVYGWLVVAGLSLAIGVLAPVLIMPIFNKFTPLDDADLKAELLALARQADADVNEVLVSDASRRSRKDNAFVTGMGKTRRLVLFDTILARPREQLRSVSAHEIGHWKLHHIRRMVPMQLAILFVSFLGLYLVLTWDAALDFAGVETAGDPAVLPLFLLVFGATGAVTNLAVSWLSRANEREADIFALEVTGDADAFVEMIRSLSTDNLADLAPSWWRRVTQTHPPSAERMAMGKAWASASEAQGAAR, encoded by the coding sequence TCCGGCGCTCCAGCGCCGGATCGACGGACCAGAACGGGTGGGGGTGGGAGCACCTAGGGTTGGGCGCCGTGCAGAACCGAGCCGGCTTGAGCCCGTGGCGGCGTGTCGACACCGACCCGCACGACTGGTTCTCGGCCGACGAGATTGCCAAGGCCAAGTCGTACGTGAAGCCGCTGCGGCGCGTCACGACGGCGGGCAAGTTGGTGGCCCTGCTCGTCGACCTGGTGGTGGTCGGCTTCCACGTGGCGCCCAACCTGCTCGACGCCCTCGACATGACGAACTGGGTCGGCCGTCTCGTCGTGACGGTCATGCTCATCACCGTCACCGGCACCGTCGCCTCGTTGCCCTTCGACGCCTGGCGCGAGCTCAACTACGACAAGCGGTGGGAGTTCTCCACCCAGACGGCCAAGGGCTTTGTCACAGACCAGCTCAAGGGCATCGCCCTCGGCGTGGTCTTGTTCGCCCTGATCTTCACGCCGCTGTGGGCGGTGATCCGGGCCACCGACCTGTGGTGGGTCTACGGGTGGCTGGTGGTGGCCGGCCTCTCGCTGGCCATCGGCGTGCTGGCGCCGGTCCTCATCATGCCGATCTTCAACAAGTTCACCCCGCTTGACGACGCCGACCTGAAGGCCGAACTGCTCGCCCTCGCCCGCCAAGCCGACGCCGACGTCAACGAGGTGCTGGTCTCCGACGCCAGCCGCCGCTCCCGCAAGGACAACGCCTTCGTCACCGGCATGGGCAAGACCCGGCGCCTGGTGCTCTTCGACACCATCCTGGCCCGCCCTCGTGAACAGCTCCGCAGTGTGAGCGCGCACGAGATCGGCCACTGGAAGCTCCACCACATCCGCCGCATGGTGCCCATGCAGCTGGCCATCCTCTTCGTCAGTTTCCTCGGGCTCTACCTCGTCCTCACGTGGGACGCCGCGCTCGACTTCGCCGGCGTGGAGACGGCGGGCGACCCGGCCGTGCTGCCGCTCTTCCTCCTGGTGTTCGGGGCCACCGGCGCCGTCACCAACCTGGCCGTGTCGTGGCTGAGCCGGGCCAACGAACGGGAAGCCGACATCTTCGCCCTGGAGGTCACCGGCGACGCCGACGCGTTCGTCGAGATGATCCGGTCGCTGTCGACCGACAACCTGGCCGACCTGGCCCCCTCGTGGTGGCGCCGGGTCACACAGACGCACCCCCCGTCGGCCGAACGGATGGCCATGGGCAAGGCGTGGGCCTCGGCCTCAGAAGCGCAGGGCGCCGCCCGATAG
- a CDS encoding SpoIID/LytB domain-containing protein, with amino-acid sequence MRRLLLFLLAAVAAQPESVPVVSIDGKGFGHGVGMAQDGAYWMGKGGATTPQILGHFYPGTALGTASGEVRVVVLPPVAANEALLSFPSGGEVRDARGGAQSPGFPVAVPAGGVVRVRFDGARYVLSGDGRPAASSTSSRASRSQPLPDPTSTSSSSTSSSTTTSSSTSTTSTTTAPRPPSPSSSGSVSSSRPLWAVSSGLIGVPARGRQYRGVIEATASGSPLRLVNHVDVETYLRGMGEVRDPSWPPASLRAQAIAARTYALRAAGELCDDQRCQVYLGAAAEYRAMDKAVADSRGQVLVHQRRLIAAVYSANGGGVSATRAEGFGTPDDGAHPYLRSAPYATQDPGPWSVQVALRDVAARLAYPGSVTDVRVARTGASGRALEVVLDGTAGQQVVTGIAFDRALGLRSTLFTLRVGTSDAPPPPPPPAEEAPLQAFPEPGPVAAAAPVLDVPAPDAVAAPPLLVPDTDHRRPLLPAALALLAVLSVGLLLAAWGIARRAGLSGGALRF; translated from the coding sequence GTGCGGCGGCTCCTCCTCTTCCTCCTCGCGGCTGTGGCCGCGCAGCCCGAATCCGTGCCCGTCGTGTCCATCGACGGCAAGGGCTTCGGCCACGGCGTGGGCATGGCCCAAGACGGCGCCTACTGGATGGGCAAGGGCGGCGCCACCACGCCGCAGATCCTCGGGCACTTCTATCCCGGTACCGCACTGGGCACGGCCTCCGGCGAGGTGCGGGTCGTGGTGCTGCCCCCGGTCGCCGCCAACGAGGCGCTGTTGTCGTTCCCCTCGGGGGGCGAAGTCCGGGATGCCCGTGGGGGCGCGCAGTCGCCCGGCTTCCCGGTCGCCGTCCCCGCGGGCGGTGTCGTACGGGTTCGCTTCGACGGGGCGCGCTACGTGCTGTCGGGCGACGGGCGCCCGGCGGCTTCGTCCACGTCGTCGCGAGCCTCTCGGTCGCAGCCGCTCCCCGACCCGACGTCCACGTCGTCGTCGTCCACCTCGTCGAGCACCACCACCTCGTCGTCGACCTCGACCACCAGTACGACGACCGCGCCCCGGCCCCCGTCGCCGTCGTCGTCCGGATCGGTGTCTTCGTCACGGCCGCTGTGGGCCGTGTCGAGCGGGCTGATCGGTGTGCCCGCGCGAGGCCGCCAGTACCGAGGCGTCATCGAGGCCACGGCGTCGGGCTCGCCGCTGCGGCTGGTCAACCACGTCGACGTGGAGACGTACCTGCGGGGCATGGGCGAGGTGCGTGACCCGTCGTGGCCGCCCGCCTCGCTGCGGGCCCAGGCCATCGCGGCGCGCACCTACGCACTGCGGGCCGCGGGCGAGCTGTGCGACGACCAGCGCTGCCAGGTCTACCTCGGTGCGGCCGCGGAGTACCGAGCCATGGACAAGGCGGTGGCCGACAGCCGCGGGCAGGTACTCGTCCACCAACGCCGCCTCATCGCCGCCGTGTACTCGGCCAACGGCGGGGGCGTGTCGGCGACGCGCGCGGAGGGCTTCGGCACGCCCGACGACGGCGCCCACCCCTACCTGCGGTCGGCGCCGTACGCCACGCAGGACCCCGGCCCGTGGAGCGTGCAGGTGGCGCTGCGCGACGTGGCCGCCCGGCTCGCCTATCCCGGCTCGGTGACCGACGTGCGCGTCGCCCGCACCGGCGCCTCGGGCCGGGCGCTGGAGGTGGTGCTCGACGGCACGGCGGGCCAACAGGTCGTGACCGGGATCGCCTTCGACCGAGCGCTGGGCCTGCGTTCGACGTTGTTCACGCTGCGAGTGGGCACGAGCGACGCGCCTCCGCCGCCTCCGCCGCCCGCCGAGGAAGCGCCGCTGCAGGCGTTCCCCGAACCGGGGCCCGTCGCAGCGGCCGCCCCCGTGCTCGACGTCCCGGCACCCGACGCCGTCGCCGCGCCGCCGTTGCTGGTTCCCGACACCGACCACCGGCGGCCGTTGCTTCCCGCCGCGTTGGCCCTACTGGCCGTACTGTCCGTGGGCCTGCTGTTGGCCGCCTGGGGCATCGCCCGGCGGGCGGGACTATCGGGCGGCGCCCTGCGCTTCTGA
- a CDS encoding chlorite dismutase family protein: MIEPLAPSTGWGVLHLFCKAGAAADAEAVVTAVKQASDGDHQVVTFAVLGHKADIGFLALGPDVWRLRTFQSALQQAGLEVVDSYVSLTEVSEYAKGMPEQMLEARLHPKLPPEGMRAVCFYPMSKRRAAEANWFTLPYEDRERLMHEHGASGRTFRGRVLQLVTGSTGIDDYEWGVTLFAVHPDDLKECVYTMRFDEASARYADFGPFFTGMVADVEDVLAAAGVTR; encoded by the coding sequence GTGATCGAGCCCCTTGCCCCGTCGACCGGTTGGGGTGTCCTGCACCTGTTCTGCAAGGCCGGAGCCGCCGCCGATGCCGAGGCCGTCGTCACTGCTGTGAAGCAGGCGTCCGACGGCGACCACCAGGTCGTCACCTTCGCTGTGTTGGGCCACAAGGCCGACATCGGCTTTCTCGCCCTCGGCCCCGACGTGTGGCGGCTGCGCACCTTCCAATCGGCCCTGCAGCAGGCCGGCCTCGAAGTGGTCGACTCCTATGTCTCGCTCACCGAGGTGTCGGAGTACGCCAAGGGCATGCCCGAGCAGATGCTCGAAGCCCGCCTCCACCCCAAGCTGCCGCCCGAAGGGATGCGGGCCGTGTGCTTCTACCCCATGTCGAAGCGCCGGGCGGCCGAGGCCAACTGGTTCACCCTGCCCTACGAGGACCGCGAGCGGCTCATGCACGAGCACGGCGCGTCGGGCCGCACCTTCCGGGGCCGGGTGCTGCAACTGGTCACCGGCTCCACGGGCATCGACGATTACGAGTGGGGCGTCACGTTGTTCGCCGTGCACCCCGACGACCTCAAGGAGTGCGTCTACACGATGCGCTTCGACGAGGCCTCGGCCCGCTACGCCGATTTCGGCCCGTTCTTCACCGGCATGGTGGCCGACGTGGAGGACGTGCTGGCCGCCGCGGGCGTCACGCGCTGA
- a CDS encoding ABC transporter ATP-binding protein, producing MLLEIEDLRVHYGKVEALKGVSLNVEEGEIVSLIGGNGAGKTTTLKTISGVRPVTSGRIVFDGNDIVGEKPHKLVELGLCQAPEGRGIFPGMTVMENLEMGAYARREQRRGDLDRVFDLFPRLQERRKQAGGTLSGGEQQMLAIGRALMARPRVLLLDEPSMGLAPMLVAQIFSIIREINEQGTTVLLVEQNAAQALRLAHRAYVLETGRVVKSAKASDLLDDESVKAAYLGGDVSA from the coding sequence ATGCTTCTTGAGATCGAGGACCTGCGGGTCCACTACGGCAAGGTGGAAGCGCTCAAAGGGGTGTCGCTGAACGTGGAGGAGGGCGAGATCGTCTCGCTCATCGGCGGCAACGGCGCGGGCAAGACCACGACGCTTAAGACGATCTCCGGCGTGCGGCCGGTGACCTCGGGGCGCATCGTCTTCGACGGCAACGACATCGTGGGCGAGAAGCCCCACAAGCTGGTCGAGCTCGGGCTGTGCCAAGCGCCCGAGGGCCGGGGCATCTTCCCGGGCATGACCGTGATGGAGAACCTGGAGATGGGCGCCTACGCCCGTCGGGAGCAACGCCGGGGCGACCTCGACCGGGTCTTCGACCTCTTCCCCCGGCTGCAGGAGCGGCGCAAGCAGGCGGGCGGCACCCTGTCGGGCGGCGAGCAGCAGATGCTGGCCATCGGCCGGGCGCTCATGGCGCGGCCCCGGGTGCTGCTGCTCGACGAGCCGTCGATGGGGCTGGCGCCCATGCTCGTGGCCCAGATCTTCTCGATCATCCGGGAGATCAACGAACAGGGCACGACCGTCCTGCTGGTCGAGCAGAACGCCGCCCAGGCGCTGCGGCTCGCCCATCGGGCGTACGTACTGGAGACAGGCCGGGTGGTGAAGTCGGCCAAGGCGTCCGACCTGCTCGACGACGAGTCGGTGAAGGCCGCCTACCTCGGCGGCGACGTCAGCGCGTGA
- a CDS encoding ATP-binding cassette domain-containing protein, whose product MTVRRPRLAVVEPLANLWSKQPWWVKTLICLAALTAAAFIPTELTRYWQSVLFSPVGIYVLLALGLNIVVGQAGLLDLGYVAFYAVGAYTTAKLTTSSGWSSWEALPVAILAAMAAGVVLGAPTLRLRGDYLAIVTLGFGEIVRIVAQNSDSLGGPRGITGIPHPGELFGVEFQLEPLPYYFIVLTSVVLAIVMIVRLTKSRVGRAWAAIREDEDAAEAMGVHSFNMKLWAFAVGASTGGLGGWIYASRVGYINPDNFPLFLSITILAAVVLGGMGSVPGVVAGAFAVAFLPEYLRNAAAGESIADVLHTVIGGAEANITEYRVLIFGAALVVMMVFRPQGLLPSRQRAAELAEAGATSSLNAGPDDGVDEQLPPAADPSSPEPTTDELPDAVVPESESVEVLVLDQLRMEFGGVVALSDVSLTVRKGEIFGIIGPNGAGKTTLFNCVTGVFKPTRGSITLDGRKIVGKRPHRIAEAGIARTFQNIRLFPNMSALENVMVGADARHKTSVPGALVGLPRHRQEERSGREEARRLLEFVGIAAREGDAARNLPYGDQRRLEIARALATGPQVLLLDEPAAGMNPSEKQALIRLIRRIREQGMTIVLIEHDMGLVMNVCDRLVVLDFGEKIAEGPPAEIQANPRVIEAYLGMPADAS is encoded by the coding sequence ATGACGGTGCGTCGTCCTCGTCTGGCCGTCGTCGAACCGCTGGCCAACCTGTGGTCGAAGCAGCCGTGGTGGGTGAAGACGCTCATCTGCCTGGCCGCGCTCACCGCAGCCGCCTTCATCCCCACCGAACTGACCCGCTACTGGCAGAGCGTGCTGTTCTCGCCGGTGGGCATCTACGTGCTGCTGGCGCTGGGCCTCAACATCGTCGTGGGGCAAGCGGGCCTGCTCGACCTCGGGTACGTGGCGTTCTACGCCGTCGGCGCCTACACCACGGCCAAGCTCACCACCTCGTCGGGGTGGAGCTCGTGGGAGGCACTGCCGGTCGCCATCCTGGCCGCCATGGCCGCGGGTGTCGTGCTGGGCGCGCCGACGTTGCGACTGCGCGGCGACTACCTGGCCATCGTGACCCTCGGCTTCGGCGAGATCGTGCGCATCGTCGCCCAGAACAGCGACTCCCTGGGCGGCCCCCGCGGCATCACCGGCATCCCCCACCCGGGCGAGCTGTTCGGGGTGGAGTTCCAGTTGGAGCCGCTGCCCTACTACTTCATCGTCCTGACCTCGGTGGTGCTGGCCATCGTGATGATCGTGCGCCTCACCAAGTCGCGAGTCGGTCGGGCATGGGCCGCCATCCGGGAGGACGAGGACGCCGCCGAGGCCATGGGCGTCCACTCGTTCAACATGAAGCTGTGGGCCTTCGCCGTCGGCGCGTCGACGGGCGGGCTGGGCGGATGGATCTACGCCAGCCGGGTGGGCTACATCAACCCCGACAACTTCCCGCTGTTCCTCTCCATCACCATCCTGGCCGCCGTCGTGCTGGGCGGCATGGGGTCGGTGCCCGGCGTGGTGGCGGGCGCCTTCGCCGTCGCTTTCTTGCCTGAGTACCTGCGCAACGCGGCGGCGGGCGAGAGCATCGCCGACGTCCTCCATACCGTCATCGGCGGGGCCGAAGCGAACATCACCGAGTACCGGGTGCTGATCTTCGGAGCGGCCTTGGTGGTGATGATGGTCTTCCGACCCCAGGGCTTGTTGCCCAGCCGGCAACGGGCGGCGGAGCTGGCCGAGGCCGGGGCCACGTCGTCGCTCAATGCCGGGCCCGACGATGGGGTCGACGAGCAGCTGCCCCCGGCCGCGGACCCGTCGTCGCCCGAGCCCACCACCGACGAGCTGCCCGACGCGGTCGTGCCCGAGTCGGAGTCGGTCGAGGTGCTCGTGCTCGACCAGTTGCGCATGGAGTTCGGCGGCGTGGTCGCCCTCAGCGACGTGTCGCTCACCGTCCGCAAGGGCGAGATCTTCGGCATCATCGGCCCCAACGGCGCAGGCAAGACCACCCTGTTCAACTGCGTCACCGGCGTGTTCAAGCCGACCCGCGGCAGCATCACGCTCGACGGGCGGAAGATCGTCGGCAAGCGGCCCCATCGCATCGCCGAGGCGGGCATCGCCCGCACGTTCCAGAACATCCGCCTGTTCCCCAACATGTCGGCGCTGGAGAACGTGATGGTGGGTGCCGACGCCCGCCACAAGACGAGCGTCCCCGGCGCGCTGGTGGGGCTCCCCCGCCACCGCCAAGAGGAACGCAGCGGACGGGAGGAAGCTCGCCGCCTGCTCGAGTTCGTCGGCATCGCCGCCCGCGAGGGCGACGCTGCCCGCAACCTGCCCTACGGCGACCAGCGACGGCTGGAGATCGCCCGGGCACTGGCCACCGGGCCGCAGGTGCTTCTGCTCGACGAGCCCGCCGCGGGCATGAACCCGTCGGAGAAGCAGGCGCTGATCCGCCTCATCCGGCGCATCCGCGAACAGGGCATGACGATCGTGCTCATCGAGCACGACATGGGATTGGTCATGAACGTGTGCGACCGATTGGTCGTCCTCGACTTCGGCGAGAAGATCGCCGAAGGGCCGCCCGCGGAGATCCAAGCCAACCCTCGGGTGATCGAGGCCTACCTGGGGATGCCGGCCGATGCTTCTTGA
- a CDS encoding branched-chain amino acid ABC transporter permease, producing the protein MIEACFSCLGDDFWSQTVDGLTLGSVYALIALGYTLVYGVLRLINFAHSEVFMIGIFGSLFSLHAMGIDAGAPAKGGLALAGTLLLMMAAGMVASGITAVVMERIAYRPLRRRNAPRLAALITAIGLSLFLQELFALRYGRNLLPFPRVLERTQLSSLGGADIRNDKVLVFLAALVLMIGLERFVAKSRLGRGIRATAQDSETAALMGVNIDRVIMLTFLLGGLLAGAAGGLYGIFFENARYNIGFLPGIKAFTAAVLGGIGNIRGALVGGLSLGLLENWGAAVLGGEWKDVFAFAVLVLVLLFRPTGILGESLGKARA; encoded by the coding sequence ATCATCGAAGCTTGCTTCAGTTGCCTGGGCGATGACTTCTGGTCTCAGACGGTCGACGGGCTCACGCTGGGGTCCGTCTACGCCCTCATCGCCCTGGGGTACACCCTCGTGTACGGGGTGCTGCGGCTCATCAATTTCGCCCACTCCGAAGTGTTCATGATCGGCATCTTCGGCTCGCTGTTCTCGCTCCACGCCATGGGCATCGACGCCGGCGCTCCCGCCAAGGGCGGCCTGGCCTTGGCGGGCACCCTGCTGCTGATGATGGCGGCGGGCATGGTGGCCTCCGGCATCACCGCGGTGGTCATGGAGCGCATCGCCTACCGGCCGCTGCGACGGCGCAACGCGCCGCGGTTGGCGGCCCTCATCACCGCCATCGGCTTGTCGCTGTTCCTGCAGGAACTGTTCGCCCTGCGCTACGGGCGCAACCTGCTGCCCTTCCCGCGGGTGCTGGAACGCACCCAGTTGTCGAGCCTGGGCGGGGCCGACATCCGCAACGACAAAGTTTTGGTGTTCCTCGCCGCCCTCGTCCTCATGATCGGCCTCGAACGGTTCGTGGCCAAGTCGCGGTTGGGGCGCGGCATCCGGGCCACCGCCCAGGACTCCGAGACGGCTGCGTTGATGGGCGTGAACATCGACCGGGTGATCATGCTCACCTTCCTGCTCGGCGGGTTGCTGGCCGGCGCGGCAGGCGGCCTTTACGGCATCTTCTTCGAGAACGCCCGCTACAACATCGGCTTCCTGCCCGGCATCAAAGCCTTCACCGCCGCCGTGCTGGGTGGCATCGGCAACATCCGCGGGGCGTTGGTCGGCGGGTTGTCGCTCGGGTTGCTGGAGAACTGGGGTGCCGCCGTACTCGGCGGCGAATGGAAGGACGTGTTCGCCTTCGCCGTGCTGGTGCTGGTGTTGCTGTTCCGGCCCACGGGAATCCTCGGCGAATCTCTCGGAAAGGCACGGGCATGA
- a CDS encoding branched-chain amino acid ABC transporter substrate-binding protein: MSRASSKLRRSIALFAVAALALAACGNDDDDNDAGSGSGDQPTKTVKIAFVGPLTGDAANLGINIRDGIKVAVDEAKKAGGNVRVEMVEFDTQGDAAQATTIKDRYINDTSIIGIVGPTFSGETRAVLPDLAANGLVMISASATNVALPTLDTSQKVFHRVIPDDDVQGKGVADYIVKKLNAKTVAYVHDNTDYGKALAEGTQKLVEPAGARTALVEAIDPKAQDYSAAVNKVRGAAPDVIFYGGYYAEAGRLKKQLTDAGVKGTFVSGDGALDPGFIASGGSGAEGAQITCPCNLATADSPGKAGEFARNYKTLNGKDPGTYSTEGYDAANIFIQGIKAGNDDRPKLLDYVEKLDSYDGISKRISFEANGNVKATGVFFFEVKGGKLTLLGSTDELLK; encoded by the coding sequence ATGTCGCGAGCATCAAGCAAGCTCCGCAGGAGCATTGCCCTCTTCGCCGTTGCTGCCCTCGCCTTGGCGGCGTGCGGCAACGACGACGACGACAACGACGCTGGTAGCGGCAGCGGCGATCAACCGACCAAGACCGTCAAGATCGCCTTCGTGGGCCCGCTCACCGGCGACGCCGCGAACCTCGGCATCAACATCCGCGACGGCATCAAGGTCGCCGTCGACGAGGCCAAGAAGGCGGGTGGCAACGTCCGCGTCGAGATGGTGGAGTTCGACACCCAGGGCGACGCCGCACAGGCGACGACCATCAAGGACCGCTACATCAACGACACCTCGATCATCGGCATCGTCGGGCCCACCTTCTCGGGTGAGACCCGCGCCGTGCTGCCCGACCTGGCCGCCAACGGCTTGGTGATGATCAGCGCCTCGGCCACCAACGTGGCCCTGCCCACGCTCGACACGAGCCAGAAGGTCTTCCACCGCGTCATCCCCGACGACGATGTCCAGGGAAAGGGCGTGGCCGATTACATCGTCAAGAAGCTGAACGCCAAGACCGTGGCCTACGTCCATGACAACACCGACTACGGCAAGGCACTGGCCGAGGGCACGCAGAAGCTGGTCGAGCCCGCGGGCGCCCGTACGGCGCTGGTCGAGGCCATCGACCCCAAGGCCCAGGACTACTCGGCTGCGGTCAACAAGGTCCGCGGTGCTGCTCCTGACGTCATCTTCTACGGCGGCTACTACGCCGAGGCGGGCCGGCTCAAGAAGCAGCTCACCGACGCCGGCGTGAAGGGCACCTTCGTCAGCGGCGACGGTGCGCTCGACCCGGGCTTCATCGCCTCGGGTGGTTCAGGTGCGGAGGGTGCGCAGATCACCTGCCCGTGCAACCTGGCCACCGCCGACTCGCCGGGCAAGGCCGGGGAGTTCGCCCGCAACTACAAGACGCTCAACGGCAAGGACCCCGGCACCTACTCGACCGAGGGCTACGACGCGGCCAACATCTTCATCCAGGGGATCAAGGCCGGGAACGACGACCGTCCGAAGCTGCTCGACTACGTCGAGAAGCTCGACTCCTACGACGGCATATCCAAGCGGATCTCGTTCGAGGCCAACGGCAACGTGAAGGCGACGGGCGTGTTCTTCTTCGAGGTCAAGGGCGGGAAGCTCACACTGCTCGGAAGCACCGACGAGCTGCTGAAGTAG
- the larE gene encoding ATP-dependent sacrificial sulfur transferase LarE: protein MPDLDALRSSLRDVGPVVVAFSGGADSAFLAWVANDVLGPAGAHAVTAVSPSLAPEERADCEALAREWGLRWTAVDTDELADPAYSANDGQRCYHCKSTLMDALAPFAEGATVVLGVNVDDLGDHRPGQQAAAERGARFPLVDAGFTKADVRATSAALGLRTWDKPAAACLASRVPYGTPVTLGVLSSVARAESALRALGFRQLRVRHYGDLARIELDGDDLAAAVARRDDVVAAVRAAGYTYVTLDLEGFRSGNLNRALAGRETS, encoded by the coding sequence ATGCCTGACCTCGACGCCCTGCGCTCGTCGCTGCGCGACGTCGGCCCGGTGGTCGTTGCGTTCAGCGGCGGCGCCGACTCCGCCTTCCTGGCATGGGTGGCCAACGACGTGCTCGGCCCCGCCGGCGCTCACGCCGTCACCGCGGTGTCGCCGTCGTTGGCTCCCGAAGAACGAGCCGACTGCGAGGCGCTGGCTCGTGAGTGGGGGCTGCGGTGGACGGCCGTCGACACCGACGAGCTCGCCGACCCTGCGTACTCGGCCAACGACGGGCAGCGCTGTTACCACTGCAAGTCGACCCTCATGGACGCGCTGGCGCCGTTCGCCGAGGGCGCCACCGTGGTGCTCGGCGTGAACGTCGACGACCTGGGCGATCACCGGCCGGGGCAGCAGGCGGCGGCCGAGCGCGGGGCTCGCTTCCCCTTGGTCGACGCCGGTTTCACCAAGGCCGACGTGCGGGCGACCTCCGCTGCCCTGGGCCTTCGTACCTGGGACAAGCCCGCAGCGGCGTGCCTGGCATCCCGTGTCCCGTACGGCACGCCGGTCACCCTCGGGGTCCTGTCGTCGGTGGCTCGGGCGGAGTCGGCCTTGCGGGCGCTCGGCTTCCGGCAGCTGCGCGTTCGCCACTACGGTGACCTGGCTCGCATCGAACTCGACGGCGACGACCTGGCCGCAGCAGTGGCCCGGCGCGACGACGTCGTTGCTGCAGTGCGGGCGGCCGGCTACACCTACGTGACGCTCGACCTCGAAGGCTTCCGGTCGGGCAACCTCAACCGAGCCCTGGCGGGCAGGGAGACATCGTGA
- a CDS encoding NIL domain-containing protein, giving the protein MTNVRVKITFPEHLIKQPIVARLVREFDVMPNIRRANVEEHVGWIVCELGGDEAAVERAIEWLHDLGVGVDRLGDVVES; this is encoded by the coding sequence GTGACGAACGTCCGGGTGAAGATCACGTTCCCCGAGCACCTCATCAAGCAGCCGATCGTCGCCCGCCTCGTGCGCGAGTTCGACGTCATGCCCAACATCCGTCGGGCCAACGTCGAGGAGCACGTGGGGTGGATCGTGTGCGAGCTCGGTGGCGACGAGGCCGCCGTGGAGCGGGCCATCGAATGGCTGCACGACCTGGGCGTCGGGGTCGACCGCCTGGGCGACGTGGTCGAAAGCTGA
- a CDS encoding LmeA family phospholipid-binding protein translates to MLKKLLLFFLLLIVGAYGVLDVAAKRMAEQKLAERAEASAGGQAEATADVDSFPFVLKLLARGSAGDISIHVTDVTASQLEFTSVDLDLRGVKLDKGKLLADRRPEVTDIDTGTLTIRIAAAAISKALRGLPVTISDGRVEVEVAGQVRTADVTLAAGGALRIGVPRGPSVTVQVPRTALGSCDATALNVDNDMIRLSCTMTEIPPALLAAAQR, encoded by the coding sequence TTGCTCAAGAAGCTCCTGCTGTTCTTCCTGTTGCTGATCGTGGGCGCCTACGGGGTGCTCGACGTGGCCGCCAAGCGCATGGCGGAGCAGAAGCTGGCCGAGCGGGCCGAGGCGTCCGCAGGCGGCCAAGCCGAGGCGACGGCCGACGTCGACTCGTTCCCCTTCGTTCTCAAGCTGCTGGCCAGGGGGTCGGCGGGCGACATCTCCATCCACGTCACCGACGTGACTGCCTCCCAGCTGGAGTTCACCTCGGTCGACCTCGACCTGCGCGGGGTGAAGCTCGACAAGGGCAAGCTGCTCGCCGACCGGCGCCCTGAGGTGACCGACATCGACACCGGCACCCTCACCATTCGCATTGCCGCGGCCGCCATCTCGAAGGCGCTGCGGGGTCTGCCGGTGACGATCAGCGACGGCCGCGTAGAGGTCGAGGTGGCGGGCCAGGTGCGGACGGCCGACGTGACGCTTGCCGCGGGAGGCGCCCTGCGCATCGGCGTGCCCCGCGGGCCGAGCGTCACCGTGCAGGTGCCGCGTACAGCGTTGGGATCGTGCGACGCCACGGCGTTGAACGTCGACAACGACATGATCCGCCTCTCGTGCACGATGACGGAGATCCCGCCTGCGTTGTTGGCCGCCGCCCAGCGTTAG
- a CDS encoding TIGR03618 family F420-dependent PPOX class oxidoreductase yields the protein MADLQAFADLVPLDHGLVVVSTSRADSTIQSSVVNAGVLDHPVTGRQVVGFVAAGSSQRLVNLRARPRTTVVIRAGWQWAAVEGPVELAGPDDPLEGVDAERLRLLLREIFTAAGGTHEDWDEYDRAMADERRVAVLVEPDRVYGRS from the coding sequence ATGGCCGATCTCCAAGCGTTCGCCGACCTGGTTCCCCTCGACCATGGGCTCGTCGTGGTGTCGACGAGCCGTGCCGACAGCACCATCCAGTCCTCCGTCGTGAACGCCGGCGTCCTCGACCATCCGGTGACCGGTCGTCAGGTCGTGGGCTTCGTGGCCGCGGGTTCGTCGCAGCGGCTCGTCAACCTCCGGGCCCGGCCCCGCACCACGGTAGTGATCCGTGCCGGTTGGCAGTGGGCCGCTGTCGAGGGACCGGTCGAGCTCGCCGGTCCCGACGACCCCCTCGAGGGCGTCGACGCCGAGCGCCTCCGCCTCCTGCTCCGCGAGATCTTCACCGCCGCGGGCGGCACCCACGAGGACTGGGACGAGTACGACCGCGCCATGGCCGACGAACGCCGGGTGGCCGTGCTGGTCGAGCCCGACCGCGTGTACGGCCGGAGCTAA